DNA sequence from the Rubripirellula tenax genome:
GCCCTTTGTTCTTGTGCTCCGGTGGAACTAGGCCACGAAACTTTGGTTTCGGTTTCAGTTCGCCAGTCTCTCGCGAACGCTCACGAAAATAGACGCCAAAATTTGCTTCAATGTGAGTTTCGCAGTACTCGGTGCCCCAGCGTGAACCTCGCGTGGGTGCGAATGCGACCGTCATCCAAATCTCGCCAAAGTAGCGACCGTCACGACAAAGCGAGGGCGGATATGGGAAATTGTCCCACTCCAAGAAATAACCGGGCCGTAGAACATCATCAAAGACAAGCGTTGAGGTGTGCGGTGAACACTCAAGACAATACGGAACGGTTGCGGGCAACCCGAACCCGAAAAAGTTTTCATCGCCGTCGGGAACTCGCAATCGAGTCCGCGGATCACGGGCATGGTGCGTCAACAGTCCGCGAGCAAGAACCGGCGATGGCGTTGGAGTGACATGGTGGTAAATCTGGGCAAGCGTTCTCGAAACAAGCGGTGTTGCGAAACTTGTCCCGAGATTTTCAGCCGAACCATCTTTGCTGACCGATCGGATTCCTGATTGATGGCTGAAATCGGTTGAGCACGTTCCGCCGTAGTGGACCAGGTCGGGCTTGATGATGTGGTTCGGCCCAGCACCGTGTCGCGAGAAAGGCGTGGGATGATGCTGCTTCGGGCCATCCTTCTTGTAGCCAACATGTGAAACGGCACCAACGGTCACCGAAAGAATGCTGTCGGCTGGTGCCGTGATGCGACCTTGTTCGAGCTGAGCGTCAATTCGTGGAAAGTCGAGCAACGGTGGCGTTGTGAAGTTGCCAGCCGCAACCACAAATGAAACCTGATACTTTTCCTGAAGATTGTCCAGTTCTTCAGCCAGAATGGAAAACCTGTCGAGCGAGCAAACTTCATCAGTGCCTAGCGACAGATTCCAAACTTTGAACGAATTCGCATGTTGCTGGAGAGCTTCTTCAAGCGAAAACAGGAATTCGCCCTCAAGCAGGTGGTCCGTCTCACCCTTATCAGGATCACTGTTGGGGATGACCTGGAGATCAAACACACCGCATGGGCTTCGGTCCAATCCGTCAATCGTCGGGTTGAGTACGTCACCCCAACAAATCAGTCCGGCGACAAACGTACCGTGTTCAGTATTCTCGTATTCGTCGGCGACGGCAGACTCACGACCGACGACCCAACGTTCGAGGCCGTCGATTTCGTCGGATACTCCACTATCTACGACGACAACTACTGGGAACTCACCTTCGACGTCATCGGGAGTCGGCATCTTTGGAAGCGGTTTTGTGTCAATCATCTTTGGACGAATCGTCCGAATCAACGGCATCGGGTTGATCGAGCGGACACCAATGATGCGAGACAGCTTCTCAAGTTCCTCAACAGTTTCGCACTGAACCGGAAAAGTGTAGCTCCTTGATGAGTATCCTCGTGACTCTTGAATTTCCATTCCATTCACGTGACAGCGTCGACGAAAATCAGCCAGCAGTTTCTCTTGGTCCTCGTCATCACCGAAGTCGAATAGCTTGACGCGAGTGACAAAACCGTCGGTACCACGTGGACTTCGCCGGAGCAGATCGCGGGCGTTTAGACCGTTGCGTCGAAAACGCGGCGTGATCGGCTCAATTGCTTCCACACACGAAAGCTCCTTGATGATCTGATCTGAATCACCTGTTTCAATCACGTCAACAAGGCTTTCCAGTCCGTCGTGTGTCGCCTTGATGAACAGCTCTCCGACACCGCCACCTCCAACTATCGGACAAGTATTGTCGGAAAAGAGCTGCTTAGGACGATGGCTTTTCGCTGTCGCTTTGCCGAGTAGTTTGACACGAACTGGAGCCGCTCCCGCTGTCTTAATTTGGGGAGCCACCGCTTTTCTGATTGCAGATACCTGCCCCGAAAGCCGCGAACGATATTTGGAGT
Encoded proteins:
- a CDS encoding S8 family peptidase, with protein sequence MAKGKTDGRQERLLIKVIMPKQGAERKVSGGGGKGKPFRDVDSKYRSRLSGQVSAIRKAVAPQIKTAGAAPVRVKLLGKATAKSHRPKQLFSDNTCPIVGGGGVGELFIKATHDGLESLVDVIETGDSDQIIKELSCVEAIEPITPRFRRNGLNARDLLRRSPRGTDGFVTRVKLFDFGDDEDQEKLLADFRRRCHVNGMEIQESRGYSSRSYTFPVQCETVEELEKLSRIIGVRSINPMPLIRTIRPKMIDTKPLPKMPTPDDVEGEFPVVVVVDSGVSDEIDGLERWVVGRESAVADEYENTEHGTFVAGLICWGDVLNPTIDGLDRSPCGVFDLQVIPNSDPDKGETDHLLEGEFLFSLEEALQQHANSFKVWNLSLGTDEVCSLDRFSILAEELDNLQEKYQVSFVVAAGNFTTPPLLDFPRIDAQLEQGRITAPADSILSVTVGAVSHVGYKKDGPKQHHPTPFSRHGAGPNHIIKPDLVHYGGTCSTDFSHQSGIRSVSKDGSAENLGTSFATPLVSRTLAQIYHHVTPTPSPVLARGLLTHHARDPRTRLRVPDGDENFFGFGLPATVPYCLECSPHTSTLVFDDVLRPGYFLEWDNFPYPPSLCRDGRYFGEIWMTVAFAPTRGSRWGTEYCETHIEANFGVYFRERSRETGELKPKPKFRGLVPPEHKNKGQLYESYQVEKLRKWAPVRTYHGNMGENGERGDRWRLKLQLLSRHGVERTEKPQPFSLIVTIADPENKVMVYDEMARLIRNRFQSQNLTVRAGARVRAKQ